Proteins encoded within one genomic window of Pigmentiphaga sp. H8:
- a CDS encoding Tex family protein: protein MAMVTDRGEALDTQAQSRIIAQLAEELGARPAQVSAAVELLDDGATVPFIARYRKEVTGGLDDTVLRNLEVRLEYLRDMETRRAAILASIDQQGKLTPELKDALTTADTKQRLEDLYAPYKPKRRTRAQIAREAGLEPLADAILADPAIDPQTAAATYVNAEAGVADAKAALDGARDILTERFSENAEVLENLRGYLWSTGLVYSKVAEGKEAEGANFRDWFDFNEPLRTLPSHRVLAMLRGRQQGVLELRLGLEPELEEQLPHPCVARVAKLVGLDGVFGLDVSPRQKWLGEVCRWTWRVKLLPSFETENLARLREEAEAEAIRVFALNLKDLLLAAPAGPKSVLGLDPGIRTGVKVAAIDRTGKLLDTATVYPHEPRRDWDGSIETLARIARRHQIELIAIGNGTASRETEKLAADLMKRYPDLNLTRIVVSEAGASVYSASELAATEFPDLDVSLRGAVSIARRLQDPLAELVKIDPKSIGVGQYQHDVNQRELARMLDSVVEDCVNAVGVDVNTASAPLLTRVSGLNAALAKNIVSWRDQNGAFPSRAKLMDVPRFGDKAFEQAAGFLRVADGDNPLDCSSVHPEAYPVVERILAKLQTEIREVIGNRAALKGVSPAQFTDERFGLPTVQDIFSELEKPGRDPRPEFKTATFQDGVETLNDLRQGMILEGVVTNVANFGAFVDIGVHQDGLVHISALSEKFVKDPRDVVRVGQTVKVKVQEVDLQRQRIALTMRLNDDSVPARRGDGGSAGAGRPGGGGRGRDRGMSSPPPGESAMAAAFAKLKR from the coding sequence ATGGCTATGGTCACCGACCGGGGCGAGGCACTCGACACCCAGGCCCAATCCCGCATTATCGCCCAGCTTGCCGAAGAACTCGGCGCGCGCCCGGCGCAGGTCTCCGCCGCGGTGGAACTCCTGGATGACGGCGCGACCGTGCCGTTCATCGCCCGCTACCGGAAGGAAGTGACCGGCGGCCTGGACGATACCGTCCTGCGCAACCTGGAAGTGCGGCTGGAATACCTGCGCGACATGGAAACCCGCCGCGCGGCCATCCTGGCCTCGATCGACCAGCAGGGCAAGCTGACGCCGGAACTCAAGGACGCGCTGACCACCGCCGACACCAAGCAGCGCCTGGAAGATCTTTACGCCCCGTACAAGCCCAAGCGCCGGACCCGCGCCCAGATCGCCCGGGAAGCGGGCCTGGAGCCCCTGGCCGATGCCATTCTCGCCGATCCGGCCATCGATCCGCAAACCGCCGCCGCCACCTACGTCAACGCCGAGGCCGGCGTGGCCGACGCCAAGGCCGCCCTGGACGGCGCCCGCGACATCCTGACCGAGCGCTTCTCCGAGAACGCCGAGGTGCTGGAGAACCTGCGCGGCTACCTGTGGAGCACCGGCCTGGTCTACTCCAAGGTGGCCGAGGGCAAGGAAGCCGAAGGCGCCAATTTCCGCGACTGGTTCGATTTCAACGAACCGCTGCGCACCCTGCCCTCGCACCGCGTGCTGGCCATGCTGCGCGGCCGCCAGCAAGGCGTGCTCGAACTGCGCCTGGGCCTGGAACCCGAACTGGAAGAACAGCTCCCGCATCCCTGCGTGGCGCGCGTCGCCAAGCTGGTCGGCCTGGACGGCGTGTTCGGCCTGGACGTCAGCCCGCGCCAGAAATGGCTGGGCGAAGTCTGCCGCTGGACCTGGCGTGTCAAGCTGCTGCCCTCGTTCGAGACCGAGAACCTGGCCCGCCTGCGCGAAGAAGCCGAAGCCGAGGCCATCCGCGTCTTCGCCCTGAACCTGAAGGATCTGCTGCTGGCCGCGCCCGCCGGCCCGAAATCCGTGCTGGGCCTGGACCCCGGCATCCGCACGGGCGTCAAGGTGGCCGCCATCGACCGCACCGGCAAGCTGCTGGACACCGCCACCGTCTACCCGCACGAGCCCCGCCGCGACTGGGACGGCTCGATCGAGACCCTGGCCCGCATCGCCCGCCGCCACCAGATCGAACTCATCGCCATCGGCAACGGCACCGCCTCGCGCGAGACCGAGAAGCTGGCCGCCGACCTGATGAAGCGCTACCCCGACCTGAACCTGACCCGCATCGTCGTGTCCGAGGCCGGTGCGTCCGTCTATTCGGCCTCGGAACTGGCCGCCACCGAATTCCCCGATCTCGACGTCAGCCTGCGCGGCGCCGTCTCCATCGCCCGCCGCCTGCAGGATCCGCTGGCCGAGCTGGTCAAGATCGATCCCAAGTCCATCGGCGTCGGCCAGTACCAGCACGACGTCAACCAGCGCGAACTGGCCCGCATGCTGGACAGCGTGGTCGAGGACTGCGTGAACGCCGTGGGCGTGGACGTGAACACCGCCTCGGCGCCGCTGCTGACCCGCGTCTCCGGCCTGAACGCCGCGCTGGCCAAGAACATCGTGTCCTGGCGCGACCAGAACGGCGCCTTCCCCTCGCGCGCGAAGCTCATGGACGTGCCGCGCTTCGGCGACAAGGCCTTCGAACAGGCCGCCGGCTTCCTGCGCGTGGCCGACGGCGACAACCCGCTCGACTGCTCGTCCGTCCACCCGGAAGCCTATCCGGTGGTCGAACGCATCCTGGCCAAGCTCCAGACCGAGATCCGCGAAGTCATCGGCAACCGCGCCGCGCTCAAGGGCGTCTCGCCCGCGCAGTTCACCGATGAACGCTTCGGCCTGCCCACCGTCCAGGACATCTTCAGCGAACTCGAAAAACCCGGCCGCGATCCCCGCCCCGAGTTCAAGACCGCCACCTTCCAGGACGGCGTGGAGACGCTGAACGACCTGCGCCAGGGCATGATCCTGGAAGGCGTGGTCACCAACGTCGCCAACTTCGGCGCCTTCGTCGACATCGGCGTCCACCAGGACGGCCTGGTCCACATCTCGGCGCTGTCCGAGAAATTCGTCAAGGATCCGCGCGACGTGGTTCGGGTCGGCCAGACGGTGAAGGTCAAGGTGCAGGAAGTCGACCTGCAGCGCCAGCGCATCGCGCTGACCATGCGCCTGAACGATGATTCGGTCCCCGCGCGCCGTGGCGACGGCGGTAGCGCCGGCGCCGGCCGCCCGGGAGGCGGCGGTCGCGGGCGCGATCGTGGCATGAGCTCGCCTCCGCCGGGAGAAAGCGCGATGGCCGCGGCCTTCGCGAAGCTGAAGCGGTAG
- a CDS encoding hydantoinase B/oxoprolinase family protein → MPAPSALPDMDIPRPDAVLTEIVRNGVLAVTEEMKTNLMRTAYNMIIYEALDFTVGLFTADGQTVSIGIGLPSFIRGMANTIKANLDRYGSDGIEPGDILVTNDAYITGSHLNHFTFSQPIFFDGRLTAWACCMAHWPDVGGALGGVTSDIYAEGIQIPVLKYQRAGVVNEDLVEIIRTNVRLPERAMGDLRAQIVAVTTGARRFSELLERYGRGPVLGAILNIMDQSEAAARQRTLSIPDGVYEAESFMDDDGLDIGRPVPIKVRVIKQGDELTVDLSDISPQVRGFFNSGPSTGYSCAQVAYKCLTSPTDYPINEGSFRPLKVIVPQGTVVSAIKPAAMRKWMTFPMTVVDTIFKALASAIPDRTIAAHHADLVIAMFHGIAPADGQFFIGFIGPTGGGWGAKQSADGMSGVVCSNDGDTHNSPCEQLESKYPILIERHALRPDSGGAGKYRGGLGTEVVVRARSTLSVDVQADRMQCAPWGLHGGHAGLPNEVIVTRHGSGQPQTVAGKIRNERLKAGDTLHLRAGGGGGFGPPAERDPESVLDDVRQGYVSAGNARDIYQVVIDDDRIDVTATRRLRQDARG, encoded by the coding sequence ATGCCCGCCCCTTCCGCGCTGCCCGACATGGACATTCCGCGCCCGGACGCCGTCCTGACCGAGATCGTCCGCAACGGCGTTCTGGCCGTGACCGAGGAAATGAAGACCAACCTCATGCGCACGGCCTACAACATGATCATCTATGAAGCGCTGGACTTCACCGTGGGCCTGTTCACCGCCGACGGACAAACCGTCTCCATCGGCATCGGCCTTCCCAGCTTCATCCGCGGCATGGCCAACACGATCAAGGCCAACCTGGACCGGTACGGCAGCGACGGCATCGAACCCGGCGACATCCTGGTGACCAACGACGCCTACATCACCGGCAGCCACCTCAACCACTTCACCTTCAGCCAACCCATCTTCTTCGACGGCCGGCTCACGGCCTGGGCCTGCTGCATGGCGCACTGGCCCGACGTCGGTGGCGCGCTGGGCGGCGTCACTTCGGACATCTACGCCGAAGGGATCCAGATCCCGGTGCTCAAATACCAGCGAGCGGGCGTCGTCAACGAGGACCTGGTCGAGATCATCCGCACCAACGTCCGCCTGCCCGAACGGGCGATGGGCGACCTGCGCGCGCAGATCGTGGCGGTCACCACCGGCGCGCGGCGATTCTCCGAACTGCTGGAGCGATACGGCCGCGGGCCCGTCCTGGGCGCCATCCTGAACATCATGGACCAGTCCGAGGCCGCGGCCCGGCAGCGGACGCTGTCGATTCCCGACGGCGTCTACGAAGCGGAGTCCTTCATGGACGACGACGGCCTGGACATCGGCAGGCCCGTGCCCATCAAGGTGCGCGTGATCAAGCAAGGCGACGAGCTTACCGTCGATCTGTCCGACATCAGCCCCCAGGTGCGCGGCTTCTTCAACTCGGGCCCCAGCACCGGCTACTCCTGCGCGCAGGTCGCCTACAAGTGCCTGACCTCGCCCACGGACTACCCCATCAACGAGGGCAGCTTCCGGCCGCTGAAAGTGATCGTGCCGCAGGGAACGGTGGTCAGCGCCATCAAGCCCGCGGCCATGCGCAAGTGGATGACCTTCCCCATGACTGTGGTCGACACGATCTTCAAGGCGCTGGCCAGCGCGATTCCCGACCGCACCATCGCCGCGCACCACGCCGATCTCGTGATCGCGATGTTCCATGGCATCGCCCCGGCGGATGGCCAGTTCTTCATCGGCTTCATCGGCCCGACCGGCGGCGGCTGGGGCGCCAAGCAGTCGGCCGACGGCATGAGCGGCGTGGTCTGTTCCAACGACGGCGACACCCACAACAGCCCCTGCGAACAGCTCGAGTCCAAGTACCCCATCCTGATCGAACGCCACGCCCTGCGTCCCGACTCCGGCGGCGCCGGCAAGTACCGGGGCGGGCTGGGCACCGAGGTCGTCGTCCGGGCGCGCTCGACCCTGTCCGTCGACGTCCAGGCCGATCGCATGCAATGCGCGCCCTGGGGGCTGCACGGCGGCCACGCCGGCTTGCCCAACGAGGTCATCGTGACCCGCCACGGCTCGGGCCAGCCCCAGACCGTGGCCGGCAAGATACGCAACGAACGCCTCAAGGCCGGCGACACGCTGCACCTGCGCGCGGGCGGCGGCGGCGGCTTCGGCCCGCCCGCCGAAAGAGATCCCGAGTCCGTGCTCGACGACGTACGGCAAGGCTACGTCAGCGCCGGCAACGCGCGTGACATCTACCAGGTCGTGATCGACGACGACAGAATCGACGTCACGGCAACACGGCGGCTCAGGCAAGACGCCCGCGGCTGA
- a CDS encoding hydantoinase/oxoprolinase family protein yields MRTGSRLAADIGGTFTDVAYFDAGTGNLSLGKSLSTPDHLVEGIASGVGQADTRFEDAEIFLHGSTVAINALLERKGARTALLITEGFRDIYEIGRINRPDAYNLFFSKHVPLVERALRFEVAERMTADGTVHAALDEAQVHRICDDLVAQGVEAVAILLLHCYANPAHEARVKAIVQSRLPQAFVTASHELSQEYREFERCSTAVANAYVGPTVSRYIGEIEGHLQAQGFAGSFLLVQSTGGLYVPDQARQQCVRMLESGPAAGVVGTHALCARLGIANAVAFDMGGTTAKAGVILDGRILTGNLALVGGYNEGLPVQIPLVDVFEVGTGGGSIAELDHGGALRVGPRSAGAAPGPACYGRGGQAPTVTDANLVLGRLGADRFLGGQMPLDIDAARRAIDARVASPLGLDVQQAAEGILRIAATKMSYAVKGVSTERGLDAASFTLVAYGGAGPLHAAAVAREIGMRHVIIPRAPGHFCAFGMLHSDLRYDYVRTSFAKLADVGLDDVMEQLDQLASQGRAALESSTVRPRSTTVAYSADMRYVGQEHSVTVDLDESALRSGDKPAIKAQFDLVHQQRYGTCAPGEPVEIVTLRAATTGVMPKPPMEELSASPGRSIEAARAGYRRVYFSAEARDVETPVFHRDALPAGAGIDGPALIEEHASTTVVFPGDRLAVDAYGNLHIELGAC; encoded by the coding sequence ATGAGAACAGGCAGCAGGCTGGCCGCGGACATCGGGGGCACCTTCACCGACGTGGCTTATTTCGACGCCGGAACCGGCAATCTGTCGCTGGGCAAATCCCTGAGCACCCCCGACCATCTGGTCGAAGGCATCGCCAGCGGCGTCGGCCAGGCGGACACACGCTTCGAGGATGCCGAGATATTCCTGCATGGCTCGACGGTGGCGATCAACGCCCTGCTCGAGCGCAAGGGCGCGCGCACGGCGCTGCTGATCACGGAAGGCTTCCGCGACATCTACGAGATCGGCCGCATCAACCGCCCTGATGCCTACAACCTCTTCTTCTCCAAGCATGTCCCGCTGGTCGAACGCGCGCTGCGCTTCGAGGTCGCCGAGCGCATGACCGCCGACGGCACCGTCCATGCCGCGCTTGACGAGGCCCAGGTGCATCGCATCTGCGACGACCTGGTTGCCCAGGGCGTCGAAGCCGTTGCCATCCTGCTGCTGCATTGCTATGCCAATCCGGCCCACGAGGCCCGGGTCAAGGCCATCGTGCAGTCCCGCCTGCCCCAGGCCTTCGTGACCGCGTCGCACGAACTGTCGCAGGAGTACCGCGAGTTCGAACGCTGCTCGACCGCTGTCGCCAATGCCTATGTCGGCCCCACGGTCAGCCGCTACATCGGCGAAATCGAGGGCCATCTGCAAGCCCAGGGCTTCGCCGGCTCGTTCCTGCTGGTCCAGTCGACCGGCGGCCTGTATGTCCCCGACCAGGCCCGGCAGCAATGCGTGCGCATGCTGGAATCTGGGCCGGCTGCCGGCGTCGTCGGCACCCACGCGCTGTGCGCCCGCCTGGGCATCGCCAATGCCGTGGCCTTCGACATGGGCGGCACCACGGCCAAGGCCGGCGTCATCCTGGACGGCCGCATCCTGACCGGCAACCTGGCCCTGGTAGGCGGCTACAACGAAGGCTTGCCCGTGCAGATCCCGCTGGTGGATGTCTTCGAGGTCGGCACGGGCGGCGGCAGCATCGCCGAACTCGACCATGGCGGCGCCCTGCGCGTCGGCCCCCGCAGCGCCGGCGCGGCGCCGGGGCCGGCCTGCTATGGCCGCGGCGGCCAGGCCCCCACCGTCACCGATGCCAACCTGGTCCTGGGCCGCCTGGGCGCCGACCGCTTCCTGGGCGGACAGATGCCGCTGGACATCGATGCCGCCCGCCGGGCGATCGACGCCCGCGTCGCCTCGCCCCTGGGCCTGGACGTGCAACAGGCGGCCGAAGGCATCCTGCGCATCGCGGCGACGAAGATGTCCTACGCGGTCAAGGGCGTATCGACGGAGCGCGGCCTGGACGCCGCCTCGTTCACGCTGGTCGCCTACGGTGGCGCCGGTCCCTTGCACGCCGCCGCCGTGGCGCGCGAAATAGGCATGCGTCACGTGATCATCCCCCGGGCGCCGGGCCATTTCTGCGCCTTCGGCATGCTGCACTCCGATCTGCGCTACGACTACGTCCGCACCAGTTTCGCGAAGCTGGCCGACGTCGGCCTGGACGACGTCATGGAGCAGCTCGACCAACTCGCCAGCCAAGGCCGCGCCGCCCTGGAAAGCAGCACCGTCCGGCCCCGGTCGACCACCGTCGCCTATTCCGCCGACATGCGCTATGTGGGACAGGAGCATTCCGTGACGGTCGATCTGGACGAATCCGCGCTGCGATCCGGCGACAAGCCCGCCATCAAGGCCCAGTTCGATCTCGTCCACCAGCAGCGGTACGGCACCTGCGCGCCCGGCGAACCCGTCGAGATCGTGACGCTGCGCGCCGCCACCACCGGCGTCATGCCCAAGCCCCCCATGGAGGAGCTCTCCGCTTCCCCCGGCAGATCGATCGAAGCCGCGCGCGCGGGATATCGCCGCGTCTATTTCTCGGCCGAGGCCCGCGACGTCGAGACTCCGGTGTTCCATCGCGACGCCCTGCCCGCGGGGGCCGGCATCGACGGCCCCGCCCTGATCGAGGAACACGCCTCCACCACAGTCGTGTTTCCCGGCGACCGCCTTGCCGTGGACGCCTACGGCAACCTGCACATCGAACTTGGAGCCTGCTGA
- a CDS encoding IclR family transcriptional regulator — protein MDEPQQAPALNDAADAGESAKVEQIAAVQRAFEVVEALADARDGLSFTDIVGLLAVNKAIAFKLLNTLVACRYVFRDPASGRYCLTFKLSNLGLRKMSRSLLLDQSNSILRELADATGELIRLAVAEGDSITWVSSILAQSRLLQLNPSYGFEVRLHLHAAGKAWLSTMSSERALGLVLQRGLEPATEHSLATVEAILDDLKLSAQRGYSISYEEHSLGVGAIGVPVMVRRFGDHKECVGVVTLAAPCARMNRQALEDIAPRVKETVARLAAIWPVGDGRTYS, from the coding sequence ATGGATGAACCCCAGCAGGCACCGGCCCTTAACGACGCGGCGGACGCGGGCGAATCGGCCAAGGTCGAGCAGATCGCCGCCGTACAGCGCGCGTTCGAGGTCGTGGAGGCCCTGGCGGACGCCAGGGACGGGTTGTCGTTCACGGACATCGTCGGCCTGCTGGCGGTGAACAAGGCCATCGCCTTCAAGCTGCTCAACACGCTCGTCGCCTGCCGCTATGTCTTCCGCGATCCCGCGTCCGGGCGGTATTGCCTGACGTTCAAGCTCAGCAACCTGGGCCTGCGGAAGATGTCCCGATCGCTGTTGCTGGACCAGAGCAATTCCATCCTGCGCGAACTGGCGGATGCCACCGGTGAGCTGATCCGGCTGGCCGTGGCCGAAGGCGACAGCATCACCTGGGTCTCTTCCATCCTGGCGCAAAGCCGGCTGTTGCAGCTCAATCCCAGCTATGGCTTCGAAGTGCGGCTGCACCTGCATGCGGCCGGCAAGGCCTGGTTGTCCACCATGAGCAGCGAGCGCGCGTTGGGGCTCGTGCTGCAACGCGGCCTGGAGCCCGCTACCGAGCATTCGCTCGCCACGGTCGAAGCGATCCTGGACGACCTGAAGCTGTCTGCCCAGCGGGGCTATTCGATTTCCTACGAAGAACATTCCCTGGGCGTGGGCGCGATCGGCGTACCCGTGATGGTGCGCCGGTTCGGCGACCACAAGGAATGCGTGGGCGTGGTGACGCTGGCGGCGCCGTGCGCCCGGATGAACCGCCAGGCGCTGGAGGACATCGCCCCGCGGGTCAAGGAAACGGTGGCGCGGCTTGCGGCGATCTGGCCGGTGGGGGACGGCCGCACTTACTCGTGA
- a CDS encoding ATP-dependent DNA helicase, whose protein sequence is MTASIMDIGADVAAVFAADGPLAGKLKGYRPRIQQIELAQAIAQAIGDRGTLVAEAGTGTGKTFAYLVPVLMHGGKVLVSTGTKTLQDQLFARDLPAVRDALGLPVVIALLKGRSNYLCHYHLERTVGDGRLASRAEVAQLRKIESFAKHTRSGDKAELAEVPENADIWHKVTSTRDNCLGSDCPAFRECFVMQARKRAVEADVVVVNHALFLADLALKDEGITDLLPAADTVVFDEAHQLPAAATRFLGESVSSHQLLDFARDATVAGLSHARESADWPVLGQAVEQATRELRLSCAAVEKMPGQRSTFDTLPNPRDFGKAVQQVIDTVHTLGRILMAVGERHPDLDMVAKRGPDLIARLARWTEAHGVPPAHAEQAAKPAESAWPEPAPASSSEPSTEPPAQRADDGWVRWVETGASHIRLHTAPLSVAQAFSQYRPAGQAWILTSATLSVREDFSHFTRQLGLYEATTGRWESPFDYGSNGRLFVPHGIPAPQDPRFTEGFVEALLPVLAASRGSALVLCTTLRAVDRVAELLQEAFRARGWEWPLFRQGDRSRRELLERFRTSAHAVLVGSASFWEGIDVPGDALTLVAIDKLPFAPPDDPVLDARIRASRERGGNPFFEYQLPEAAIALKQGAGRLIRTETDWGVLMVGDRRLVEKPYGKLLWRGLPPFTRTRNVADVEAFYAERAEVVSPAA, encoded by the coding sequence ATGACGGCTTCGATCATGGACATCGGCGCCGACGTGGCCGCCGTGTTCGCTGCCGATGGTCCGCTGGCCGGCAAGCTCAAGGGCTACCGGCCCCGGATCCAGCAGATCGAACTGGCGCAGGCCATCGCGCAGGCCATCGGCGATCGCGGCACCCTCGTGGCCGAGGCCGGCACCGGGACCGGCAAGACCTTCGCCTATCTCGTGCCGGTGCTGATGCATGGCGGCAAGGTGCTGGTCTCGACCGGGACCAAGACGCTGCAGGACCAGTTGTTCGCCCGCGACCTGCCGGCCGTGCGGGATGCGCTGGGGCTGCCCGTCGTCATCGCGCTGCTCAAGGGGCGCTCCAACTACCTGTGCCACTATCACCTGGAACGCACCGTGGGCGACGGCCGGCTGGCCTCGCGCGCGGAGGTCGCGCAACTGCGCAAGATCGAGTCGTTCGCCAAGCACACCCGCAGCGGCGACAAGGCCGAGCTGGCCGAGGTGCCCGAGAACGCGGACATCTGGCACAAGGTCACGTCCACCCGCGACAACTGCCTGGGCTCGGACTGTCCGGCCTTCCGCGAGTGCTTCGTGATGCAGGCCCGCAAGCGCGCGGTCGAGGCCGACGTGGTGGTGGTGAACCATGCATTGTTCCTGGCCGACCTCGCGCTCAAGGACGAAGGCATCACCGACCTGCTGCCGGCCGCCGATACGGTGGTGTTCGACGAGGCCCACCAGTTGCCGGCCGCCGCCACGCGCTTCCTGGGCGAGTCGGTGTCGTCGCACCAGTTGCTGGACTTCGCGCGCGACGCCACGGTCGCCGGCCTGTCCCATGCGCGCGAAAGCGCGGACTGGCCGGTACTGGGGCAGGCCGTCGAACAGGCCACGCGCGAGCTTCGGCTGTCGTGCGCGGCGGTCGAGAAAATGCCGGGCCAGCGCAGCACCTTCGACACGCTGCCCAATCCCCGGGATTTCGGCAAGGCGGTGCAGCAGGTGATCGATACGGTCCACACCCTGGGCCGCATCCTGATGGCCGTGGGCGAACGCCATCCCGACCTGGACATGGTGGCCAAGCGCGGCCCGGACCTGATCGCGCGGCTGGCGCGCTGGACCGAGGCCCATGGCGTGCCGCCGGCGCATGCGGAACAGGCCGCCAAGCCGGCCGAATCCGCCTGGCCGGAACCGGCGCCGGCGTCGTCCTCCGAACCTTCCACCGAGCCGCCCGCGCAACGGGCGGACGACGGCTGGGTGCGCTGGGTGGAAACAGGCGCCAGCCACATCCGCCTGCATACGGCGCCCTTGTCCGTCGCGCAGGCGTTTTCGCAGTATCGGCCGGCGGGGCAGGCCTGGATACTGACCTCGGCCACCTTGTCGGTGCGCGAGGATTTCTCGCATTTCACGCGCCAGCTCGGCCTGTACGAGGCCACGACCGGCCGCTGGGAGTCGCCGTTCGACTACGGATCCAACGGCCGCTTGTTCGTGCCGCACGGCATCCCGGCGCCCCAGGATCCGCGCTTCACCGAAGGCTTCGTCGAGGCGCTGCTGCCCGTGCTGGCGGCCAGCCGGGGCTCGGCGCTGGTCCTATGCACGACCCTGCGCGCGGTGGACCGGGTGGCCGAGCTGCTGCAGGAAGCCTTCCGCGCGCGAGGGTGGGAATGGCCCCTGTTCAGACAGGGCGACCGTTCCCGCCGGGAACTGCTGGAACGCTTCCGCACCAGCGCGCACGCGGTGCTGGTGGGCAGCGCCAGTTTCTGGGAAGGCATAGACGTGCCGGGCGACGCGCTGACCCTGGTGGCCATCGACAAGCTGCCGTTCGCGCCGCCGGACGACCCGGTGCTGGACGCGCGCATCCGCGCCAGCCGCGAGCGGGGCGGCAATCCTTTCTTCGAATACCAGTTGCCCGAGGCTGCCATTGCGCTCAAGCAGGGAGCGGGGCGGCTGATCCGCACCGAAACCGACTGGGGCGTGCTGATGGTGGGCGACCGCCGGCTGGTCGAGAAGCCCTACGGCAAGCTGCTGTGGCGCGGCCTGCCGCCGTTCACGCGGACGCGCAACGTGGCGGACGTCGAAGCCTTCTACGCCGAGCGGGCCGAGGTGGTCTCGCCCGCGGCCTGA
- a CDS encoding YdcH family protein — protein MDDRTQVLTARIVELQLEHRDLDAAIERLAVDTGVDELRLKRMKKRKLQLKDHIVALQMQLIPDIPA, from the coding sequence ATGGATGACAGGACCCAGGTGCTGACCGCGCGCATCGTCGAGTTGCAGCTCGAGCACCGCGACCTCGACGCCGCCATCGAGCGGTTGGCGGTCGATACCGGGGTGGACGAACTGCGCCTCAAGCGCATGAAGAAGCGCAAGCTCCAGCTCAAGGACCACATCGTGGCCTTGCAGATGCAACTGATTCCGGACATTCCTGCATGA